In Mammaliicoccus sp. Marseille-Q6498, the genomic stretch TTAATCTAATATTTTAACAAAGAGTAGGAGAGATAATATGCGTTATTTAACATCAGGTGAATCACATGGACCACAATTAACTGTCATTATAGAAGGTGTTCCAGCTAATCTAAAAATTGACGTAAACGATATTAATGAAGAAATGTTTAAACGTCAAGGTGGCTATGGTCGTGGACGTCGTATGCAAATAGAAAAAGACTCTGTAGAAATTGTTTCTGGTGTTAGACATGGTTATACATTAGGTAGCCCTATTACTTTAATCGTAACAAACGATGATTTTAAACATTGGAGAAAAATCATGGGGGCTGATCCTCTTACTGAAGAAGAACAAGAAAATTTGAAAAGGGTCATTACGAAACCAAGACCTGGACATGCTGATTTAGTAGGTGGCATGAAATATAATCATAGAGATTTAAGAAATGTATTAGAACGTTCATCTGCTCGTGAAACAGCTGCAAGAGTTGCGGTAGGTGCGGTTTCTAAAATATTATTAAAAGCTTTAAATATTGATATTTATTCAAGAGTTATTGAAATCGGTGGCATTAAAGACGATTTTGAATACACATTGGATGAAGTAAAATCAAATATTGACCATAATGACGTTCGTTGTATAAATGACGACGTAGCGCAAAAAATGAGAAACCGTATAGACGAAGCTAAAAAAGATGGAGACTCTATCGGAGGTATCGTAGAAGTAGTTGTCGAAAATATGCCAGCTGGTATCGGAAGCTATGTACATTATGATAGAAAACTTGATGGCCGTTTAGCACAAGCCGTTGTAAGTATTAATGCATTTAAAGGTGTTAGTTTCGGCGAAGGGTTTAAAGCAGCAGAAAAACCTGGCAGTGAAATTCAAGATGAAATTGCATACGATAGTGAAAAAGGGTATCACAGATTATCAAATCATTTAGGTGGCCTTGAAGGCGGTATGTCTAATGGTATGCCAATCGTTATAAATGGTGTAATGAAACCTATACCAACTTTATACAAACCTTTAAACTCTGTTGATATAGATTCAAAAGAAAGCTTTAAAGCAACTATTGAAAGATCTGACAGTTGTGCAGTTCCAGCAGCAAGTATTGTTTGTGAACATGTTGTTGCTTTTGAAATAGCAAAAGCTATAACTGAAGAATATCAATCCAACCATATAGACCAATTACAAGATGCTTTAGAAAATCATCGTAATTGGAATTTGAATTTTTAGGTGATAATATGTATTTTGAAACGACATACAATGAAGATAACTATCCAATCATTTTAAAGAAAAACGCGCTTGAAGAATTGGGGAATTATATAAAAAAAGACGAACAAAATATAGTCATAATCGATCAAGATGTATATCGATTACATAAAGATTATATTAGAACCCAATTAGCAAAGTTTGAAATTAAATTTTTAACGATTATGAGTGGCGAGTCTTGTAAACAAATTTCTTACTTTGAATCTATTAGTGAAAAGTTACTTTCATTGAATATTACTAGAAATTCTCAGCTTATCGCAATAGGTGGCGGAGCAACTGGTGATTTCGTCGGATTCTTAGCTGCTACTTTACTAAGAGGTATTGATTTCATTCAAGTACCAACAACTTTATTAGCACATGATTCTGCAATTGGCGGAAAAGTTGGCATCAATGCATCAGTCGGTAAAAATTTAATAGGTTCTTTTCATAGACCACGTGCAGTGCTTTATGATTTAAAATTCCTTGAAACACTATCTGAAACTGAAATAAGAAGTGGATATGGAGAAATTTATAAACATGCCTTATTAAATAATGATTCAGAAGTTGAAAAATTAATGGATATATATCCATCCATTAAAGAACTGTCTCAATTAAATAATATTGAAACTTTCTTAAAAATGGGTATTCAAACGAAATTAAAAATCGTGATTGAAGATGAATTCGAAGGTAGCGTTCGTAAATTTTTAAATCTTGGACATACATTTGGACATGGTTTAGAATATCTTACGAAAATTGCACATGGTGAAGCAGTCATGATTGGCATACTTTTCCAAATGGTTATTAACAAAAATATAACAAAATACGATAATACGCTGCGTATTTTTAATTTTATTAATTATTTAAAAGAACTAGGTTACCCATTAAACATTTTAAATACAGCTGATATTGAACTTATTTTCGATTATATGAAAAGAGATAAAAAAAATATTGGCCAAACAATTCAAATGGTTTTACAAAAGGGTGAAGGTTCATTTACAATTAAATCCGTTTCTAAAGAGCAAGTAATAGATGCATTTAATGAGCTTAAATACTTAATTAATGCATAGAAGGAGTCTTATATTATGGAAGATGTATATAAAGTAATTGACGATATTCATATGAAAAATATTGATCAGTTAGATGAAAAAGTAAATAGAGTATTACAATCAGATGATCATGATGCTTTATTTATGCTAGGTGAAACTTTATATAAATACGGAATAGTTGATCAAGGTGTCAAAATTTTCGAAGAGTTATTTATGCTTTATCCTGATGAAA encodes the following:
- the aroC gene encoding chorismate synthase yields the protein MRYLTSGESHGPQLTVIIEGVPANLKIDVNDINEEMFKRQGGYGRGRRMQIEKDSVEIVSGVRHGYTLGSPITLIVTNDDFKHWRKIMGADPLTEEEQENLKRVITKPRPGHADLVGGMKYNHRDLRNVLERSSARETAARVAVGAVSKILLKALNIDIYSRVIEIGGIKDDFEYTLDEVKSNIDHNDVRCINDDVAQKMRNRIDEAKKDGDSIGGIVEVVVENMPAGIGSYVHYDRKLDGRLAQAVVSINAFKGVSFGEGFKAAEKPGSEIQDEIAYDSEKGYHRLSNHLGGLEGGMSNGMPIVINGVMKPIPTLYKPLNSVDIDSKESFKATIERSDSCAVPAASIVCEHVVAFEIAKAITEEYQSNHIDQLQDALENHRNWNLNF
- the aroB gene encoding 3-dehydroquinate synthase, encoding MYFETTYNEDNYPIILKKNALEELGNYIKKDEQNIVIIDQDVYRLHKDYIRTQLAKFEIKFLTIMSGESCKQISYFESISEKLLSLNITRNSQLIAIGGGATGDFVGFLAATLLRGIDFIQVPTTLLAHDSAIGGKVGINASVGKNLIGSFHRPRAVLYDLKFLETLSETEIRSGYGEIYKHALLNNDSEVEKLMDIYPSIKELSQLNNIETFLKMGIQTKLKIVIEDEFEGSVRKFLNLGHTFGHGLEYLTKIAHGEAVMIGILFQMVINKNITKYDNTLRIFNFINYLKELGYPLNILNTADIELIFDYMKRDKKNIGQTIQMVLQKGEGSFTIKSVSKEQVIDAFNELKYLINA